The following coding sequences lie in one Stigmatopora nigra isolate UIUO_SnigA chromosome 4, RoL_Snig_1.1, whole genome shotgun sequence genomic window:
- the egr3 gene encoding early growth response protein 3, producing MTGKVAEKLPVTMSSLINSIPDSLYPEEDVPTSMNIFTSTESMNHYSQMNADHIMDMGMGGDKGGGGGELQYGSGFQSNRGGQTVTYLGKFAFDAPPGGGAGGSGWCPDSNIISLVSAGILGVSPGGQAASSAAPGAGGPGSEMEQAYGAPLPAYSACGGDLYQEQVSFHHSPAGGGGGVAYPANDYHSSKASADGVGVGVGGLFSMIPDYNLFHHHHHQGEVVGAMEHKPFQSMDPIRVNPPPITPLETIRAFKDKQQMHPVGGLVAPPPHVGPHGAPLTLKPIRPRKYPNRPSKTPVHERPHACPAENCDRRFSRSDELTRHLRIHTGHKPFQCRICMRSFSRSDHLTTHIRTHTGEKPFSCEFCGRKFARSDERKRHAKVHLKQKDKKASDNKGHHHGGAAGGRASPPPPPPRPCPGPS from the exons ATGACCGGCAAAGTGGCGGAGAAGCTCCCCGTGACCATGAGCAGCTTAATTAACAGCATCCCCGACAGCCTTTACCCCGAAGAGGACGTGCCCACCTCCATGAACATTTTCACCAGTACGGAGTCTATGAACCACTATTCGCAGATGAACGCGG ATCACATCATGGACATGGGCATGGGCGGCGAtaaaggcggcggcggcggcgagctcCAGTACGGCTCTGGTTTCCAATCCAACCGTGGCGGTCAGACGGTCACCTACCTGGGCAAGTTCGCCTTCGACGCCCCGCCCGGGGGCGGCGCCGGCGGCTCGGGCTGGTGCCCCGACAGCAACATCATCAGCCTGGTCAGCGCGGGCATCCTGGGCGTGTCGCCCGGCGGTCAAGCGGCGTCCTCGGCGGCGCCCGGCGCGGGAGGCCCAGGCTCGGAGATGGAGCAGGCGTACGGCGCCCCGCTCCCGGCGTACTCGGCCTGCGGCGGCGACCTCTACCAGGAGCAGGTGTCTTTCCACCACAGCCCggccggaggcggcggcggcgtggcgTACCCGGCCAACGACtaccactcgtccaaggcctcGGCGGACGGCGTGGGGGTCGGGGTGGGCGGTTTGTTCTCCATGATCCCCGACTACAACCtgttccaccaccaccaccaccagggcGAGGTGGTGGGCGCCATGGAGCACAAGCCCTTCCAGAGCATGGACCCCATCCGGGTCAACCCGCCGCCCATCACGCCGCTGGAGACCATTCGCGCCTTCAAGGACAAGCAGCAGATGCACCCGGTGGGCGGTCTggtggccccgccccctcacGTGGGCCCCCACGGCGCCCCGTTGACCTTGAAGCCCATCCGTCCTCGCAAGTACCCCAACCGTCCCAGCAAGACGCCGGTCCACGAGCGTCCCCACGCCTGCCCGGCGGAGAACTGCGACCGGCGCTTCTCGCGCTCGGACGAGCTGACGCGCCATTTGCGCATCCACACGGGCCACAAGCCCTTCCAGTGCCGCATCTGCATGCGCTCCTTCAGCCGTAGCGATCACCTGACCACGCACATCCGCACGCACACGGGCGAGAAGCCCTTCTCCTGCGAGTTCTGCGGACGCAAGTTTGCCCGTAGCGACGAACGCAAGAGGCACGCCAAGGTGCACCTCAAGCAGAAGGACAAGAAGGCCTCGGACAATAAGGGCCACCACCACGGAGGGGCGGCGGGGGGCCGGGcctctccgccgccgccgccgccccgccCCTGCCCCGGGCCTTCGTGA